One Methylocapsa sp. D3K7 DNA window includes the following coding sequences:
- a CDS encoding TauD/TfdA family dioxygenase yields MTTQGSKPALGSVRRRSVTFGQAEPMKHGFLPGCGEHPIVVEAPAKGLRLSSWVTGRRAELEVLTARHGAVLLRGFAVDGVPDFEDCVEKLCGGALEYRFRASPRTEVGRHVYTATDYPSDQTIFPHNEHSYSPICPLYLVFYSEVPAPEGGETPIGDNREITRLINPAVKKQFVERGILYVRNYGAGFGLPWTTVFQTNDRAEVERYCSSLGIVWTWKSGNRLCTRQTGPAMIRHPRTGEDVWFNHATFFHLTTLPAALCNALLEEFGEEDLPTQTYYGDGAPIEREVLEHLRCVYRQALREFDWRTNDVLLVDNILTVHGRNPFRGFRRILVAMAQTFQPNDWAIRGGVSS; encoded by the coding sequence ATGACTACCCAGGGAAGCAAGCCTGCACTCGGGTCCGTGCGCCGCCGTTCCGTTACCTTCGGGCAGGCAGAGCCCATGAAGCATGGGTTTTTGCCGGGGTGCGGCGAACATCCAATTGTTGTCGAAGCTCCCGCCAAAGGACTGCGGCTATCGTCCTGGGTAACCGGGCGGCGGGCGGAGCTTGAGGTGCTGACAGCACGGCACGGAGCGGTCCTGTTGCGCGGCTTTGCCGTCGATGGGGTACCGGATTTTGAAGATTGCGTGGAGAAGCTGTGCGGCGGCGCGCTGGAGTACCGCTTTCGCGCATCTCCGCGTACCGAAGTCGGACGCCACGTTTACACCGCGACGGATTATCCATCGGACCAGACCATTTTTCCACACAATGAACATTCCTACTCGCCCATCTGTCCGCTTTACCTCGTCTTTTATAGCGAGGTTCCGGCTCCCGAAGGGGGGGAGACACCGATCGGCGACAACCGTGAAATCACGCGGCTTATCAATCCCGCAGTCAAGAAGCAATTTGTGGAGCGCGGTATTCTCTACGTGCGCAATTACGGGGCTGGGTTCGGCTTACCCTGGACCACTGTGTTTCAGACCAATGACCGTGCCGAGGTTGAGCGCTATTGCTCCAGCCTTGGCATTGTTTGGACATGGAAATCCGGCAACCGTCTATGCACCCGTCAGACCGGCCCGGCAATGATCCGTCACCCGCGTACCGGCGAAGATGTTTGGTTCAATCATGCGACGTTTTTTCATCTGACCACCCTGCCAGCTGCGTTGTGCAACGCTTTGCTTGAGGAGTTCGGGGAAGAGGACCTTCCCACCCAAACCTATTATGGCGATGGCGCGCCTATCGAACGCGAGGTGCTGGAGCATCTGCGTTGCGTCTACCGACAGGCACTCCGCGAGTTTGACTGGCGAACAAACGACGTCCTGCTGGTGGACAATATTCTCACGGTGCACGGCCGTAATCCGTTTCGCGGATTTCGCCGGATCCTCGTGGCCATGGCCCAGACGTTTCAACCGAATGATTGGGCGATAAGAGGGGGAGTGTCGTCGTGA
- a CDS encoding non-ribosomal peptide synthetase, whose translation MIALLQARAIEEEGKRPAFVFLGNGETEVARLTFGELDRYARAIAVRLLEITRPGERALLLYPPGLDFISAFFGCLYAGVVAVPANPPSRQHLHRLRSVVEDSAPTIVMTTADLREQFEMRSAQSWPNGKLLWLVTEEHDLAIADQWARPLINSESLAFLQYTSGSTGTPKGVMISHRNLLSNEATIKSAFGHDRESTVVGWLPLYHDMGLIGNVIQPLFVGSTAILMPPYAFLDKPLRWLKAISKYKARTSGGPNFAYELCVRQVLAADKQDLDLSSWTLAFNGSETVRASTVSRFVEAFAACGFRREAFYPCYGLAEATLLVSGPERGRGFIVKRFNKAALSQGLANAEINSLDENEGIVSCGQCRSGHHLKIVDPETRYVCPDGRIGEMWLSGPSIAQGYWGQPSETEETFRASMAGGEEKFYLRTGDLGFVDDGEIYIAGRIKDLIVIRGANYYSSDFERILDQGVPGLRVGCNTAFAVERENEEVLILVAEAKRDYLRLTGASAIFLAVREAVSREYSLTIGEIVLVLPGAVPKTSSGKIRRRACRQAYLDGTLRILAATGAETKDFPAPVRGMQQAFGAPSDLIKEKYGRDGDVLRFLCVKISQFLRCLESEILTEKSLPELGLDSLQTVGLKHAVDEFLEIDLPLKLLLAEGSLRALAKKIAALPPTAHPPGPSGGTGLSYTQRALWTVHRLDQKSISYNLHLALDVTGKLDTETLATALTNILQRHGQLRAIYHDDDGQLGQTSEPFIKLTEWLSCVDANGWNDAALQADIGARVRQPFDLECGVPLRVTIYRQGHGKSALLFCAHHIAVDLWSFLLLIQEIDESYRELQSGLACKTTPTPDYADFINWQNRYLESSLATDDFDYWKIQLDRQLPILALPTDFPRPSESDYCGASYALRLDANLTAALKVLAAHHGVSLSTMLLAVYQVLLHRYSGQCEIVVGIPSSGRLREEFARLVGNCVNPIAIVGRPLPALSFAEFLRHIGEQVRDALVHQNFPFPILVERLHPERQSDQWPIYQTSFVLQQAQEGLPRDMAPLALGEENAPFFWCGCEAAILPVQKRVENFDLKLMAAESEGGLVLSLQYRTELFLPATIARMAGHFSRLTAGIAASQETKIGELPLLTEAERHRLLTEWNATAHDYSRNICVHELFVAQAKLRPRAVAVSFGDKRLTYAELDEQTNQLAGYLRDRGVGPDDLVGLCVNRSLAMVVGILGILKAGGAYLPLDPDYPEERLAYMVTDAKPRLVLTQEDLIPLLPEAISLFCLDRDLGAVASTKSQNLTSKTLPLNLAYVIYTSGSTGRPKGVAVTHGGLVNRLQWMQSYFAVGETDAVLQKTPYGFDVSAWEFFLPLLAGGRLIVAGPGDHHDPACLMDIIEQEGVTLVHFVPSMLQAFLDAPAHSALVTLRGVICSGEVLPSCLRDRFHAFQSADLYNLYGPTEASIDVTAHVCRQDGEGVSVPIGRPIWNTQIYILDGKFNPVPVGIPGELYIGGTGLARGYLGRPDLTAERFVPDPFGGEGGRLYRTGDLARWQIDGNVEYLGRSDHQIKLRGFRIELGEIEARLLEHPAVRAAVVMMREMEARKFLTAYVVTMPDVRLNSEALCTSLRRGLPDYMIPSAFVFLDVLPLTPNGKIDRGALPVPETSDDDKGYVPPQSFEEKLLAGIWKEVLGLEQIGITDNFFALGGDSILSIKVASKVRAAGFDLIPRYIFLHPILGALASLLQPIITAATEAIMPPREHFWMAELPLDQVVKLQGEFPGLTDLYPLTPMQEGMLFHCLLHPGSGIYVLQDQYEIRGVVDIEAFRGAWQYAVDRHDILRSAIVWRQIKRPHQRVQGRAALPFFFEDYRALTNVEQEKQLASILEDERREGIDLEKPPLMRIRMIRLGEDLWRCVRSHHHILTDEWCTSPLFVEFRDAYAALIAGRPLPEHQAYQFRDYFAWLNQQDLAAPEAFWRSYLKGFREPTPLVIDVSLRTRDTPLGDVLDAQAALDSGPSLALQQAAQNYCVTPNTLIQAAFALLLSRYANRPEVVFGITVSGRPAELPGVEQMLGLFINTLPLRLHLRGEQRVCDWWREIQFVNLEMRQFEYTSLVQCQAWSEVPAGIDLFQHLLVFENAPIDPSLLSDRSILDMRFIGNRVHTNYPITVTVIPGNKLQVRITYQANRFKPESIHRLLTHLIIVLEAMIARPQAQLGEFGLLLPAERSQQLEDWNETTHTYAPPVDFVAAFEVQVETCPDALAVRCEDVALSYRELNRRVNRVSHGLLARGIGPEIVVGLIGERDIDFLVMLLAVLKAGGVYLPLDPRHPKLRHLRVLQESGTAMVLASRACLEECQELCKGQAVSVVAFLEFEKEVTESNPLGYVDGRNLAYIIYTSGSTGTPKGAMIERLGMFNNLMTKIPALNLEPGDVIAQTASQAFDISIWQFLTALICGACVDILPDNVAQNPLALSAALHNRGITILESVPAMIQAILDAMVPTMPPKRLRWLLPTGEALSPLLCQSWFARYPNIPMLNAYGPAECADDVAYHQIEAAPEAEILVMPIGRPVANLRLYILDRFMDLAPAGVTGEIYVAGMGVGRGYAGRPDLTATAFLPDPFGKPGARLYRTGDLARYRDNGTIEFHGRADDQVKIRGHRIEIGEIEARLRRHPEIRDAAVMAWPDAKLGYRLVGYFVLITNAKTENDELSSFLRDWLPDYMIPSIWMQLPDLPLNSNGKLDRKALPPPVEFDAAQEFQAPATPTEQILAGLWGEMLCRDRVGRNDNFFELGGHSLLATQAIARSNQIFCLEAPLRSLFDAPTIARFSVYVDITRREGESSSSLPFIPAPRIGPLPLSYAQQRLWFMQQFDPANPLYHYAVAVRITGPFDANVLEASLNAIVRRHESLRTVFHEEWGELRQEVLSELPVKLESMVVQSDSMKEFTNGLPSRMHESVAAPFDLTNGPLVRAMLYRPQGVQQGTPPICALLLCFHHIVFDGWSFGLFLKEFGALYPALQNGAEPSLPRLPVQYADYAIWQRERAQNACFARQKDYWTGQLKGAPFLLDLPADRPRSAVTSDAAGSYEFDLSDLRSGLDEINRQHAVTSFMTMLAAFAGLLRYLSGASDLLVGADIANRQRREFETLIGFFINLVALRIKLDGDQSFSELLAHVRDVTLGAYDHQDFPFEKLVETLRPERSALHAALFQVKLVFHNVPLTELGFQDLRFEAIPFEPPRTELDLVLHVYEDRQRLRAVFEYRRGLFDVASISKFAELLQLLLHSVLAKPSIRLSTLMNVLAEQDQAIRGAARTERLARRMDRLHAVKRRNVRTEQ comes from the coding sequence ATGATTGCGCTGCTGCAGGCTCGCGCTATCGAAGAAGAAGGGAAACGACCAGCATTTGTCTTTCTTGGCAACGGAGAAACGGAGGTCGCCCGATTAACATTTGGCGAACTTGACCGGTACGCGCGGGCGATAGCGGTTCGGCTGCTTGAGATAACGCGGCCCGGTGAACGTGCTCTACTTCTCTATCCTCCCGGCCTGGACTTTATTAGCGCTTTCTTCGGGTGCCTTTATGCTGGGGTCGTCGCTGTTCCTGCGAACCCGCCCTCACGCCAGCATCTGCACAGATTGCGATCTGTCGTGGAAGACTCAGCTCCCACGATTGTCATGACGACCGCAGACTTACGCGAGCAGTTTGAGATGCGATCGGCACAGTCATGGCCCAATGGCAAGCTGCTTTGGCTGGTGACCGAGGAGCATGATCTGGCGATCGCAGACCAATGGGCGCGCCCCCTTATCAACTCCGAAAGTCTGGCTTTTCTTCAATACACATCTGGCTCAACTGGGACACCCAAGGGCGTCATGATTAGCCATCGAAATCTTTTGTCGAATGAAGCAACCATTAAGAGTGCTTTCGGTCATGACAGAGAGTCAACCGTAGTCGGGTGGCTGCCGCTCTATCACGATATGGGGCTCATAGGTAATGTCATTCAACCGCTTTTTGTCGGCTCGACGGCAATTCTAATGCCGCCATACGCCTTTCTCGATAAGCCCCTCCGTTGGCTGAAAGCGATCTCAAAATACAAAGCCCGCACCAGCGGTGGACCAAATTTTGCCTATGAACTCTGTGTACGGCAAGTATTGGCGGCGGACAAACAAGATCTCGACCTGAGTTCTTGGACCCTGGCTTTCAACGGCTCCGAGACGGTGCGGGCTTCGACTGTATCTCGCTTCGTGGAGGCCTTCGCTGCGTGCGGCTTCCGGCGCGAAGCGTTCTATCCCTGTTATGGGCTGGCCGAGGCGACCTTGCTGGTAAGCGGCCCTGAACGAGGCCGCGGCTTTATCGTTAAGAGGTTTAACAAGGCAGCGCTGTCGCAAGGTCTTGCAAATGCCGAGATCAATTCGCTCGACGAGAACGAAGGCATTGTTTCATGCGGTCAGTGCAGAAGCGGCCATCATCTGAAGATCGTCGATCCGGAAACAAGATACGTTTGTCCGGACGGGCGGATAGGCGAAATGTGGTTGTCCGGACCGAGTATCGCGCAGGGCTATTGGGGGCAACCAAGCGAAACCGAGGAGACCTTTCGCGCCAGTATGGCTGGCGGAGAAGAGAAGTTCTATTTACGTACGGGCGACCTTGGCTTTGTCGATGATGGCGAGATCTATATCGCTGGCCGGATAAAAGATTTGATCGTTATTCGAGGCGCCAATTACTATTCATCCGATTTTGAACGCATTCTCGACCAGGGCGTGCCAGGCCTCAGAGTCGGATGCAACACTGCTTTCGCGGTTGAGAGGGAAAACGAGGAAGTTTTGATCCTCGTGGCAGAAGCCAAGCGTGATTATCTTCGTCTCACTGGTGCTTCAGCAATATTTCTAGCGGTGCGTGAGGCCGTGTCCCGCGAATACTCGCTCACGATAGGCGAAATCGTTCTGGTGCTGCCCGGAGCTGTTCCCAAAACCAGCAGCGGCAAAATCCGCCGTCGCGCCTGCCGCCAAGCCTATCTCGATGGGACGTTGCGTATACTCGCCGCAACAGGTGCTGAGACGAAGGACTTCCCGGCGCCGGTTCGCGGAATGCAACAGGCATTTGGAGCACCATCTGACTTAATAAAGGAAAAGTATGGGAGGGACGGCGATGTCCTGCGCTTTTTATGCGTCAAGATTTCGCAATTCCTGCGTTGTCTAGAATCGGAAATCCTGACTGAGAAAAGTCTCCCCGAACTGGGGCTTGATTCCTTGCAGACAGTGGGATTGAAGCATGCAGTGGATGAGTTCCTAGAGATAGATCTTCCACTCAAATTGCTCTTGGCCGAAGGCAGCCTCCGCGCGTTGGCGAAGAAAATCGCGGCGCTGCCGCCAACAGCTCACCCGCCTGGCCCGAGCGGAGGAACGGGTCTCTCATACACGCAGCGGGCGCTATGGACCGTGCACCGCCTCGATCAAAAGAGCATCTCATATAATCTGCATTTGGCTCTCGACGTTACGGGCAAGTTAGATACCGAAACATTAGCTACCGCGCTTACCAATATCTTACAGCGCCACGGGCAGCTTCGAGCAATCTATCACGACGATGACGGTCAGCTGGGACAGACTTCCGAGCCCTTTATCAAACTAACAGAGTGGCTTTCTTGCGTCGATGCGAACGGTTGGAACGATGCGGCCTTGCAAGCCGATATCGGAGCGCGCGTACGGCAACCATTTGACCTCGAATGCGGGGTGCCGCTGCGGGTGACCATCTATCGTCAGGGACACGGAAAATCCGCGCTGCTTTTTTGTGCTCACCATATAGCCGTCGATTTATGGTCATTTCTTCTCCTAATCCAGGAGATCGACGAGTCCTATCGGGAGCTCCAATCCGGTCTTGCGTGCAAGACGACACCCACTCCCGATTATGCGGACTTCATCAACTGGCAGAACCGTTACCTAGAGAGTTCACTTGCGACCGATGATTTTGACTACTGGAAAATCCAGCTTGACCGGCAACTTCCCATTTTGGCGTTGCCGACAGACTTTCCGCGGCCGTCCGAATCAGACTATTGCGGCGCTTCCTATGCCCTGCGTCTCGATGCCAATCTTACCGCCGCTTTGAAGGTTTTGGCGGCCCATCACGGGGTTAGTTTGTCTACTATGCTGCTCGCCGTTTATCAGGTGCTGCTGCATCGTTATTCCGGGCAATGCGAGATTGTCGTCGGCATCCCCAGTAGCGGGCGACTCCGGGAAGAATTTGCAAGGCTTGTTGGAAATTGCGTCAATCCGATTGCAATTGTTGGTCGTCCTTTACCGGCGCTTTCTTTCGCGGAGTTTTTGCGTCATATCGGCGAACAAGTACGGGATGCACTCGTGCATCAAAACTTCCCGTTTCCTATTCTAGTGGAGCGGCTGCACCCGGAGCGACAATCTGATCAATGGCCGATTTACCAAACGTCTTTCGTGCTGCAGCAAGCACAGGAGGGATTGCCGCGAGACATGGCGCCGCTTGCCCTAGGGGAAGAGAACGCGCCATTTTTTTGGTGTGGCTGTGAAGCGGCAATTCTTCCGGTGCAAAAACGGGTCGAGAATTTCGATCTGAAACTGATGGCGGCAGAGTCGGAAGGTGGGCTTGTCCTGTCTTTGCAATATCGAACCGAACTTTTCTTGCCAGCGACGATCGCACGCATGGCCGGGCATTTTTCGCGTCTGACAGCGGGGATCGCAGCGTCGCAGGAAACCAAGATTGGCGAGCTGCCGCTTTTGACCGAGGCGGAGCGACATCGTCTCCTCACAGAATGGAACGCCACGGCTCATGACTATAGCCGAAACATTTGCGTCCATGAACTTTTCGTAGCGCAAGCAAAACTGAGGCCCCGCGCCGTCGCGGTGTCCTTCGGGGACAAGCGGCTCACTTACGCCGAGCTCGACGAGCAGACAAATCAGTTGGCGGGTTACCTCCGTGATCGTGGTGTCGGACCGGATGATTTGGTTGGTCTTTGCGTCAACCGTTCGCTCGCGATGGTCGTTGGAATCCTCGGTATATTAAAAGCCGGGGGCGCTTATCTCCCGCTCGATCCCGACTATCCCGAAGAGCGGCTGGCCTACATGGTCACGGACGCGAAGCCGCGCCTGGTTTTGACCCAAGAGGACCTTATTCCCTTGCTACCAGAAGCTATTAGCCTCTTCTGTCTTGATCGGGATTTAGGCGCAGTCGCGAGCACAAAGAGCCAGAACCTAACCAGCAAGACACTGCCTCTTAATCTCGCTTATGTGATTTACACTTCGGGATCTACAGGAAGACCCAAGGGCGTTGCCGTCACCCATGGTGGTTTAGTCAATCGACTTCAATGGATGCAGAGCTATTTTGCTGTCGGCGAGACCGACGCGGTCCTGCAAAAAACTCCCTATGGTTTCGACGTATCCGCATGGGAGTTTTTCCTGCCACTCTTGGCCGGAGGGCGTCTCATCGTGGCGGGTCCGGGAGATCATCATGATCCAGCCTGCCTTATGGATATCATTGAGCAAGAAGGGGTAACCCTCGTACATTTCGTTCCCTCGATGCTGCAAGCCTTTCTGGATGCCCCAGCTCACTCGGCGCTAGTGACGCTGCGCGGCGTGATCTGTAGTGGGGAGGTTCTTCCTTCGTGCCTTAGAGATCGATTCCATGCCTTCCAATCGGCGGACCTATACAACCTCTACGGCCCGACCGAGGCGTCAATCGATGTCACCGCGCATGTTTGCAGGCAAGACGGCGAGGGCGTAAGTGTTCCGATCGGCCGGCCGATTTGGAACACGCAGATTTATATCCTTGATGGGAAATTCAACCCGGTACCGGTTGGAATTCCCGGCGAACTTTATATCGGGGGTACCGGACTGGCGCGAGGCTATCTTGGCCGTCCGGATCTCACGGCGGAACGATTTGTGCCAGACCCCTTTGGCGGGGAGGGAGGCCGTTTGTACCGTACCGGTGATTTGGCCCGGTGGCAGATTGATGGGAACGTGGAGTATCTCGGCCGCAGCGATCATCAGATCAAATTGCGCGGGTTCCGGATCGAATTGGGAGAGATCGAAGCACGGCTCCTAGAGCATCCAGCCGTTCGCGCCGCCGTTGTGATGATGCGTGAGATGGAAGCCCGCAAATTCCTGACGGCATATGTCGTGACCATGCCGGACGTTCGGCTTAATTCGGAGGCACTGTGCACCTCGTTACGGCGCGGGCTTCCAGACTATATGATTCCGTCAGCTTTCGTTTTTCTTGATGTTCTTCCTCTAACACCGAATGGAAAAATAGATCGTGGTGCCCTGCCGGTGCCGGAGACTAGCGACGACGATAAGGGCTATGTGCCGCCGCAATCCTTCGAGGAAAAGTTACTTGCTGGGATTTGGAAAGAGGTTCTGGGTCTTGAGCAGATAGGAATAACCGATAATTTTTTTGCGCTCGGTGGCGATTCCATTTTGAGCATAAAAGTCGCGAGCAAGGTTCGCGCGGCTGGGTTTGATCTTATCCCTCGTTACATATTTTTGCATCCAATATTAGGCGCCCTTGCGTCGCTGTTACAGCCAATCATAACTGCGGCGACAGAGGCTATAATGCCGCCCAGAGAACATTTCTGGATGGCTGAGCTGCCTCTCGATCAAGTCGTGAAGTTACAAGGCGAATTTCCCGGGCTCACCGATCTCTATCCATTGACCCCGATGCAGGAAGGGATGCTGTTTCACTGCCTGCTGCATCCTGGGAGTGGGATTTATGTGCTGCAAGATCAATATGAGATCCGCGGCGTGGTTGACATTGAGGCTTTCCGCGGCGCTTGGCAGTACGCCGTAGATCGCCACGATATTTTGCGTTCCGCAATAGTGTGGCGGCAGATCAAGAGGCCGCATCAGCGTGTTCAAGGCCGGGCGGCGTTACCATTTTTCTTTGAAGACTATCGAGCCCTGACGAATGTAGAGCAGGAGAAACAGTTAGCCAGTATCCTCGAGGATGAACGGCGGGAGGGCATCGATCTGGAAAAGCCGCCCTTGATGCGAATACGGATGATCCGCCTAGGAGAGGACCTCTGGCGCTGCGTACGCAGTCATCATCACATTCTGACCGACGAATGGTGTACCTCCCCCTTATTTGTCGAATTCCGTGATGCCTATGCGGCACTGATTGCGGGGCGCCCCTTACCCGAACACCAAGCGTATCAGTTCCGTGACTACTTCGCCTGGCTAAATCAGCAGGATCTTGCAGCTCCTGAAGCGTTCTGGCGAAGCTATCTAAAGGGCTTTCGCGAGCCGACGCCTCTGGTCATCGATGTTTCCCTTCGAACCCGCGATACACCACTAGGAGACGTCCTTGATGCGCAAGCGGCGCTTGACAGTGGACCGTCGCTGGCGCTTCAGCAGGCCGCGCAAAATTACTGCGTCACGCCCAATACGCTCATACAAGCAGCGTTTGCTCTGCTTCTTAGCCGCTACGCCAATCGCCCGGAAGTGGTGTTCGGAATAACGGTCTCCGGGCGCCCCGCCGAGCTGCCAGGCGTAGAGCAGATGCTTGGATTGTTCATCAACACTCTGCCGCTCCGGTTGCACCTTCGCGGCGAACAGCGAGTCTGCGATTGGTGGAGGGAAATACAGTTTGTCAATCTCGAAATGCGGCAATTCGAATACACCTCATTGGTGCAGTGCCAAGCTTGGAGCGAAGTCCCAGCCGGCATTGATTTGTTCCAGCATCTTCTTGTGTTTGAGAACGCGCCCATTGATCCAAGCCTTTTGTCAGATAGATCCATCCTCGACATGCGCTTCATTGGTAACCGAGTTCATACCAACTATCCGATTACGGTAACCGTTATTCCTGGCAATAAGCTTCAAGTCAGAATCACTTACCAGGCCAATCGCTTTAAACCAGAGTCCATCCATCGGCTCTTGACTCATCTTATAATCGTGCTCGAGGCAATGATCGCACGGCCACAAGCTCAACTCGGAGAATTTGGTCTGCTCCTTCCAGCAGAGCGGTCACAGCAGTTGGAGGATTGGAACGAGACGACCCATACCTATGCACCGCCTGTGGATTTTGTCGCCGCTTTTGAAGTGCAGGTAGAGACGTGCCCGGATGCGCTGGCTGTGCGATGTGAGGATGTCGCGCTCAGCTATCGTGAACTCAACCGGCGCGTCAATCGAGTATCCCATGGCTTGCTCGCGCGTGGCATAGGACCTGAAATTGTTGTTGGTCTTATTGGCGAGCGCGATATTGATTTCCTTGTGATGCTCTTGGCTGTGCTCAAGGCTGGCGGAGTCTACCTGCCGCTAGACCCTCGTCATCCCAAGCTTCGGCATCTACGCGTGCTCCAAGAGAGCGGTACTGCGATGGTCCTTGCCAGCCGCGCATGTCTGGAAGAGTGCCAGGAACTCTGTAAGGGGCAAGCGGTCTCCGTTGTAGCGTTTCTTGAGTTCGAGAAAGAAGTCACAGAGTCAAATCCGCTGGGCTACGTCGACGGACGCAATCTTGCCTATATCATTTACACATCGGGTTCGACTGGGACGCCAAAGGGCGCCATGATCGAACGCCTTGGAATGTTCAACAATCTGATGACCAAGATTCCGGCACTCAATCTTGAGCCGGGTGACGTCATTGCTCAGACCGCCTCGCAAGCTTTTGACATTTCTATCTGGCAATTCCTTACCGCTCTCATTTGCGGTGCTTGCGTCGATATTCTGCCTGACAATGTGGCGCAGAATCCCCTTGCATTGTCAGCTGCGCTGCACAATCGCGGCATAACTATTCTCGAGAGTGTACCGGCGATGATCCAAGCCATTCTAGATGCAATGGTGCCAACAATGCCACCGAAGAGACTGCGCTGGCTGCTCCCGACCGGCGAAGCTCTATCTCCCCTCCTTTGTCAAAGTTGGTTCGCGCGCTATCCGAACATTCCAATGCTAAATGCGTATGGCCCCGCAGAATGCGCCGATGACGTGGCCTATCATCAGATCGAAGCGGCCCCCGAGGCCGAAATTTTGGTGATGCCGATTGGCCGGCCTGTAGCGAATTTGCGGCTATACATTTTGGACCGTTTTATGGACCTAGCGCCAGCTGGCGTTACCGGGGAAATATATGTGGCGGGCATGGGTGTCGGCCGTGGCTATGCCGGGCGGCCCGACCTGACGGCGACGGCGTTCTTGCCAGATCCCTTCGGGAAGCCAGGAGCCAGACTGTATCGAACAGGCGATTTGGCGCGCTATCGTGACAATGGGACGATTGAATTTCATGGCCGTGCCGATGACCAGGTAAAGATACGGGGGCATCGGATTGAAATCGGGGAAATCGAAGCGCGCCTGAGGCGGCACCCAGAGATAAGAGATGCCGCTGTGATGGCATGGCCGGACGCTAAGCTCGGATATCGCCTTGTCGGATATTTTGTTCTGATAACAAATGCAAAAACCGAGAATGATGAACTCAGTTCTTTTCTGCGTGATTGGCTTCCAGATTACATGATTCCATCTATCTGGATGCAACTGCCAGATTTGCCTCTCAATTCCAATGGCAAGCTAGACAGAAAGGCTCTTCCACCGCCTGTAGAATTCGATGCTGCGCAGGAATTTCAGGCTCCAGCGACGCCGACCGAGCAAATCTTGGCTGGACTTTGGGGTGAGATGCTTTGTCGCGATCGTGTTGGGAGGAACGATAACTTTTTTGAACTCGGGGGGCATTCACTGCTCGCGACACAGGCGATAGCCAGAAGCAATCAGATATTTTGCCTGGAAGCGCCGCTCCGTTCGTTGTTTGATGCTCCGACAATCGCCAGGTTTTCGGTTTACGTCGATATTACCCGCCGCGAAGGGGAGTCCTCCTCTTCGTTACCGTTTATTCCGGCTCCCCGCATAGGTCCTCTGCCGCTTTCATATGCACAGCAACGGCTGTGGTTTATGCAGCAGTTCGATCCCGCCAATCCCCTCTATCACTATGCGGTCGCCGTCAGGATTACCGGGCCGTTCGACGCTAATGTCCTTGAAGCAAGCTTGAATGCAATCGTACGGCGTCATGAATCGCTTCGGACGGTGTTTCACGAAGAATGGGGCGAGCTCCGGCAGGAAGTTCTTTCGGAGCTTCCCGTTAAACTTGAATCGATGGTGGTGCAAAGTGACTCGATGAAGGAGTTCACGAACGGGCTACCGAGCCGGATGCATGAGTCCGTTGCGGCCCCCTTCGATCTTACGAATGGCCCTCTAGTCAGGGCGATGCTCTATCGCCCGCAAGGGGTACAACAGGGCACTCCTCCTATTTGTGCGTTACTCCTCTGTTTCCACCACATCGTCTTTGACGGCTGGTCTTTCGGACTGTTTTTGAAAGAATTTGGGGCTCTCTATCCGGCTTTGCAAAATGGCGCTGAACCTTCGCTGCCGCGACTCCCTGTGCAATATGCCGATTATGCTATCTGGCAGCGTGAGCGGGCGCAAAATGCGTGTTTTGCGCGTCAGAAAGATTATTGGACGGGGCAACTTAAAGGAGCACCGTTTCTTCTCGATTTGCCGGCAGACCGGCCGCGCAGCGCGGTCACGAGTGATGCCGCGGGCTCATATGAATTTGATCTAAGCGATCTTAGATCTGGGCTTGACGAAATTAATCGTCAGCATGCGGTAACTTCATTCATGACGATGTTAGCGGCCTTCGCGGGATTGCTACGCTACCTCAGCGGAGCTTCAGATCTGCTGGTCGGCGCTGATATAGCGAACCGGCAACGCAGGGAATTTGAAACCCTGATCGGGTTTTTCATTAATTTGGTTGCTTTGCGAATCAAGCTGGATGGTGATCAGAGTTTCAGCGAGTTGCTGGCGCACGTGCGGGACGTCACGCTCGGCGCCTATGATCATCAAGACTTCCCTTTTGAAAAGCTGGTCGAGACTCTTCGTCCCGAGCGCAGCGCGCTGCATGCAGCGCTCTTTCAAGTCAAGCTGGTATTTCACAACGTTCCGCTGACAGAGCTTGGTTTTCAGGACCTAAGATTCGAGGCAATTCCCTTCGAACCGCCACGCACGGAATTGGATCTGGTGCTTCATGTTTATGAGGACCGTCAGAGGCTTCGCGCGGTTTTTGAGTACCGGAGAGGTCTCTTCGACGTAGCCAGCATCTCGAAATTCGCAGAATTATTGCAGCTGTTGTTGCACAGCGTCCTGGCCAAACCAAGCATCCGTCTAAGTACCCTCATGAATGTGCTTGCGGAGCAGGACCAAGCGATCCGGGGCGCCGCGCGAACTGAGCGGCTCGCCCGCCGGATGGATCGGCTTCATGCCGTCAAGCGCCGAAATGTGCGGACAGAACAATGA